A window of the Gossypium hirsutum isolate 1008001.06 chromosome A03, Gossypium_hirsutum_v2.1, whole genome shotgun sequence genome harbors these coding sequences:
- the LOC107887489 gene encoding putative disease resistance protein RGA1 — translation MANGFLQSPYENEEPEDIGNRYIQELLSRSFFQQVEDNFFPFIFKMHDLVHDVALSVAQNEVNSCNHYSTGNVRHLWFDLSKQDASQLPNNLGCLRSLLLLDEEGKADSESLIAAVISRSKHLRVLDLANCSLEQLPNNIRYLKQLRYLNLAYNGNIKRLPNSICNLQSLQTLYLDGCRGIEELPKDIRYLISLRELWVTTKQTRLHEKGISCLTSLRTLIFSECENLEKLFEDIQNLTALRELYINNCHNLVSLPQGLKYLTTLENLAIVNCENLDLTMEELELERKEDGSLRKLAIGGVPKLESLPQWILLGSAKTLQHLCIGELENLSTLPTWFQHLTSLQILEIDDCPKLLFLPEGMQHLTALKRFMIERCPKLSKRCIEETGEDWPKIAHILDFYCDETDDK, via the coding sequence ATGGCAAATGGCTTTTTGCAATCACCATACGAAAATGAAGAGCCAGAAGATATTGGGAATCGGTATATACAAGAGTTACTATCAAGATCTTTCTTCCAACAAGTTGAAGATAATTTTTTCCCTTTCATCTTTAAAATGCATGATTTAGTACATGATGTTGCATTATCAGTGGCGCAAAATGAGGTGAATTCATGTAACCATTATTCGACTGGGAATGTTCGGCATTTATGGTTTGATCTATCAAAGCAAGATGCTTCTCAGTTGCCAAATAACTTGGGTTGTCTGCGATCACTTTTGTTATTAGATGAAGAAGGCAAGGCTGATAGCGAATCTCTTATTGCAGCAGTCATCTCAAGGTCTAAACATTTGAGGGTGTTAGATTTGGCTAACTGCAGTTTAGAGCAATTGCCAAACAACATACGTTATTTAAAGCAGTTGAGATATTTGAACCTAGCCTACAATGGAAATATAAAAAGACTTCCAAATTCCATTTGCAATTTGCAGAGTTTGCAAACACTTTACCTTGATGGATGTAGGGGAATTGAAGAGTTACCAAAAGACATAAGGTACCTGATTAGCCTTAGAGAATTATGGGTAACAACAAAACAGACGCGTTTGCACGAGAAAGGAATATCGTGCCTAACTTCTCTTCGGACGTTGATCTTTTCTGAGtgtgaaaatttagaaaaattgtttGAAGACATTCAAAACCTCACAGCCCTTCGAGAATTGTACATAAATAATTGCCACAACTTGGTTTCATTGCCACAAGGTTTAAAATACCTAACTACATTAGAAAATTTGGCAATTGTAAATTGTGAAAATCTTGATCTCACTATGGAGGAGTTAGAACTTGAGAGGAAAGAAGATGGTAGCCTCCGGAAACTGGCGATTGGAGGAGTGCCAAAGCTGGAGTCACTACCCCAGTGGATTCTTCTAGGATCCGCCAAAACATTGCAGCACTTGTGTATCGGAGAATTGGAGAATCTCTCGACGTTACCAACATGGTTCCAACATCTCACATCGCTTCAAATTCTTGAAATTGATGATTGCCCAAAGCTGTTGTTTCTGCCCGAAGGGATGCAACACCTCACTGCACTCAAAAGATTCATGATTGAAAGGTGTCCAAAATTAAGCAAAAGATGCATTG